In Leishmania donovani BPK282A1 complete genome, chromosome 35, the following are encoded in one genomic region:
- a CDS encoding phosphoinositide-binding protein, putative — MAAGNSISVKVDVPSQVKGQGTLEMSYYIYPITMRLPGFMSDARFNRRYTDFETLRGQLCATYWYCIVPPIPEKESVQDKLGKLPRMVASAKETTASEGDLLEYRRISLRRFLQRLAYHPILGKSDLLQKFTNDNEWRQCTRDPVKPPRFIVSSSLEEIARSWAPSSSASGAGTQGSGGAAGGGGVSQTGAAYQLALTQEPVDEATWRATSEYIGELESNLKSMRNLLEALVDRHRRAASAVSNFAASFGLLAEGEEDAELRGAIEGVRDCGRKVADVYSKHADNESTRLVSTLSFYVGMCAAVRETLSHMFSARQYLRNLQKKGQELQASAMRAQSANQVQLQSELHFVNEQRAHLEEDLMGAEKTFSEEFILFHENKQYDAKDMLKKFGMLELSFSESMKQEWDALRPMLESLGT; from the coding sequence ATGGCCGCCGGCAACTCCATCTCTGTAAAGGTGGATGTGCCGTCCCAGGTGAAGGGCCAGGGCACTCTGGAGATGTCGTACTACATCTACCCCATCACGATGCGCTTGCCTGGCTTTATGAGCGATGCTCGGTTCAACCGGCGGTACACCGACTTTGAGACTCTGCGCGGCCAGCTGTGTGCGACCTACTGGTACTGCATTGTGCCACCCATTCCAGAGAAGGAGTCGGTGCAGGATAAGCTGGGAAAGCTGCCACGCATGGTGGCGTCGGCGAAGGAGACGACCGCCTCCGAGGGCGACCTGCTCGAGTACCGTCGTATCAGCCTGCGGCGCTTCCTGCAGCGGCTTGCCTACCACCCCATCCTGGGCAAGTCTGACCTTCTACAGAAGTTCACGAACGATAACGAGTGGCGCCAGTGCACTCGCGACCCGGTGAAGCCGCCTCGCTTTAtcgtgtcgtcgtcgctggaGGAGATCGCCAGATCATGGGCTCCGTCAAGCAGTGCCTCTGGCGCCGGTACTCAAGgtagcggtggcgctgccggggGTGGTGGCGTTAGCCAAACCGGAGCGGCGTATCAGTTGGCACTGACTCAAGAGCCAGTGGATGAGGCGACGTGGAGGGCGACAAGCGAGTACATTGGTGAGCTGGAGTCTAACCTCAAGAGCATGCGCAACCTGCTGGAGGCACTCGTGGATCGTCaccggcgcgccgcctccgccgtgaGCAACTTCGCCGCCTCTTTTGGGCTGCTTGCGGAAGGCGAAGAGGATgccgagctgcgcggcgccatcgaAGGGGTGCGCGACTGCGGTCGCAAAGTGGCAGATGTCTACAGCAAACACGCTGACAACGAGTCGACGCGGCTTGTCAGCACGTTAAGCTTTTACGTGGGTATGTGTGCCGCCGTGCGGGAGACTCTGAGCCACATGTTCAGCGCCCGCCAGTATCTGCGCAACTTGCAGAAGAAGGGCCAGGAACTGCaggcgtcggcgatgcgggCACAGTCGGCCAAccaggtgcagctgcagagcgagCTGCACTTCGTGAATGAGCAGCGGGCCCACCTCGAGGAAGACCTCATGGGCGCCGAGAAGACCTTCAGCGAGGAATTTATTCTCTTCCACGAAAACAAGCAATATGACGCCAAGGATATGCTGAAGAAGTTTGGCATGCTGGAGCTCAGCTTCTCTGAGTCGATGAAGCAGGAGTGGGACGCCCTGCGGCCAATGTTGGAGTCCCTTGGCACATAG